DNA sequence from the Geobacter sp. AOG2 genome:
GCGCAGGCCGCCACGAGCATGATCAGCCCCGCCGCGAGCGCCACGGGAAGCATCGGTCGCACGAATCTCATTTCTTACCTCCCTTGAGGTCAAAGGTCATATTGTAGGTCAGGCGGACGAGCCCTTTTATCTCTTCGGTGAACTGGGGGTCCCTGCCGTAGCTGAAATCGCCGGAAAGGGCCAGGGCGGGGGTGATGTGATACCCCAGGGACGCGGTCCCCTCCCAGGCGCTCTTCTCGTTGTAGATCTTGTCCTTGAAGATGTAATCCACACCGTCGATGGCGGCGAAGTAGGTCTTGGAGTCGTGCAGGGCATAGGCGTGCAGTTCGTGATAGGAGGCGCTGGGATTGGTGCCGATGGCAAAGCCGGAACCGGCGCGCAGGTAGTGGTAGCCGAACCCGGCGCGCACGGTGTTGTCCAGGAAGCCCACCCGGGCGTTTATGCCGTAACGGTCGGCGTTGCCCAGCTCGCGGGTATAGTGCTTGTAATCAGCGGCCAGCTCGATGGCCTTGGCAAGGTCGTAGGAGGCCCTCGCCCCCACGGAGCGGGACTTGTCGCCCGGATTGAAGGTATTGGAGAACATGGCCCAGGAGGCCAGGTAGCCCTGGTCGCGGTACTCGTTGAACTCGCCGGAAACGACCAGGCCGCGGATCGGCTTGACGTTGAGCAGGTAGCTGTGCTCGGCCACGGTCCGGGTCTCGGTGTTATAGCTCGAATGCCCGATCAACTCCACCATGCGGAAGGGGCTCAGCCAGATGTCGCCGCCGATCAGGCGGTGGGTGACGTTGCTGTAGCGCAGGGTCACGCCGTCGTCCAGCGTGCTGGTCAGTTTGGGGGCGTTATCCTCGTACACCGCCGAGAACCCCAGGTCCAGCATCCCCTTGTAGCGGTAGCCCGCCCGGCCGCCGATGATCGAATCCCCCTTGCCGTCGGTCTTCTCGCCGTACAGGTGTTTGGTATGCACCGTGGCCCCGCCGAAGGCCGACAGGCTGAAGCCCAGCGGCAGGTCGGTGCGGGCGCTCACGCCGTCCACCTGCTCGTTGGCGATCCCCTCGTGCACAAAGAGGCGGCCCAGGCGGACATCGGCATTGGCCTCCTTGAAACGGTACTGGAGATACCCATAGGTGAAGCTGCCGTCCACCTTGTCGTTGTTGTAGCTCTTGTCGGCCAGGTCGGCGCGGCCCCATCCGTAGAGATGCAGGGAGAGATTGCCGTCGGCCAGCTTGTCCACATCCAGGCCCAAAAACTGGGTGGCTGGCATCAGGTCCTGCTTGGGCGACCCCGAAATGTCGCGCTGCTCGAAACGGAAGATGGTGGTGGCGTCGACGGCGGTTTCGGCCGCCAGGGCGGCGGCGGGGAGGGTCAGGAGAGAAGCGGCAGATAGCAGGCGGCAGATGGTCTGTTTCATGGGCATGCTCCTGTACGGAAAATAAGAACGCCGTTATGGGAAATCGAAGGAACTATACCACAGGTTTTAAATTTGGCAAATAAAAAGGATGGTTTTAGTCTTATTTAACGGTATTGTGTACGGAAAAAGGCCGGACAGAAAAGTCCGGCCTTTTGGGTGAAAATAGGGCGGCGATTACGGGCCAGGCGGTCTCGCTGGGGCGTTTCCGTTTGTAGTCCAGCCGGTTGAGGGGATGGACGCAGGCCTTGGCCGAGGCCTCGATGATATCGGTGGAGGAGTTCTTGTCCGCCACGGGGGCTACGGGATCAGGTTCGACATATAAGTATTCTCGACGGCCCCCTCCCGTGAAACCGTTTTTGGGTTTGTGGACAGATGTGTGTTGTGGGTGCGGCGCTTGCGCGGGAGGGTGTGGGTCAATATGATACAAATCAGAGCTTCCGAAGAGGATTCGGGGGCTTTTTTTGTGTGATGTCGGGGGGTTGAGGATAAGACGGCTGAAATGGTCTTTTTATGTTAATTTTTTTAACATTTCGGGGAGAGTGTTAATTATTTTAACATATTGATTTTGCGATTGAATTTTATGGGAGCGGAGAGTAGAAGGGTATGAGTTTCTTAATGTAATGCATTTCCTTCAACAGGATCATGGAATGGCGAAAAAGGAGAGCTTTCTTGAAACGCTGATCAAAGCGCCCTGGTGGGTAAGCGCAATCCTGTTGGTGGCGGGAAACGTCATAATCCGTATTGCCGTTCCCGCATGGTACTCGGGAGCGAGAACGCCGGGGCTCTTAGGCCCGGCGATTCAAAGTGCGGCGCCCACTGTCGCCAACCTGTTTTCGCTGGCGATGGTTGCCATATTGCTCTTCTCGTTAATCAGAGAAAAATTCCCCCAGAGAGAAACAACCCCAAAAAACGAATTACCCTATAAAAGCAGAGAAGTCCTTTTTACCCCCGCCGAATTGAATTTCCTGAATACCCTGGAACCATCACTCAAAGAAGATTTCAAAGTCTACGGCATGGTGCGCTTGTGCGACATCATTGAGACAAAGAACAATCTGGACAAAAGCACGCAACAGAGAGCTTTCAACAAGATCAGAGCCAAGCATGTGGACTTCGTGATCTGCAATGCGCGGAGCCTTGCCATTGAGATGGTGATAGAGCTTGACGACCGTAGCCACGAGCGAAGGGATCGGATCGACCGGGATGATTTTCTGGATGCAGCGCTGGAGGCCGCACATGTTCCGTTCGTCAGGTTTGCGGCCAAGCGGGCGTATACCCTGCGAGAGCTTCAAGCCAAGTTGGGCGGTTTTGTCGTAGCGGCGCAAGAGCCGGTTGCGGGTAAGGCTATGGAGGTTGCAGAGCCTGAGCCGGTGATAGCCAAACCGGCACCGGCGAATGATGGTGAGAGTTGCGCTACGTGTGGCAGCGACATGAAGCTAAGAGAGAAGAAATCCGGTGAGGAAGCGGGGAAGAAGTTTTGGGTGTGTACCCGGTACCCTGAATGTCGGGGTGTGGTGCCGTATGTTGAGGCGAAGTGGTTTTAGGGGTGTTTGGGGCTGGTGAGTCGATTAGTAATTAAATAAATGAATAGGTAAGCGGCCTGGCCCTTTATTGTTTCCAAGATGGCTCGCCGGAGGCATGGATAATGAATATGCGGCCTCTATATGATTCTTTTGAATTGGAGAAGATATCGCTATGAAAAAAGATCAAGTTTTAGAAATTCTTCAATCTAATGGGTTTATTCTCGATGAAGAGAAGCCCCTTCAATATGGTGCCCAGCTGAAATTCTCAAATGGCTCGGTCGTGAATGTATTTGATAAAGGCACAATTACTCCTCAAGGCAAAGATATTGAACTTGTAAAGAAGCTCTTGGGCCTGGCACCTGGAGGTAATAATGTGGTGGCGCCGGTTGCGGTAATAAAGCCCGCGAGTAAAAACAAGGTATTTGTTGTTTACGGACATGACGAACAAGCGAGAACAAGGCTTGATGCAATGTTGCGCCGATGGGGGCTTGAACCGCTAATTCTCGATCAATTGCCATCTGAAGGTCAGACTATCATTGAGAAGCTTGTGAAGTATGCTGGTGAGGCAAGCTTTGGCGTGGTTCTGGCTACTCCAGACGATGTAGGCTATCGTGCGAGTCATCCCGACGAAAAGGCGTACCGTGCTCGTCAAAATGTCGTGCTTGAATTGGGCATGCTGCTTTCCCGGCTCGGCCGTTCACATGTTGCCATTCTTTTAGGGCAGCAAGAAAATATGGAGCGACCTTCGGATATTCAGGGTCTTATCTACATACCTTTTAAAGATAACCTTGAGAAAGACGCCGGACTACTCCTAGCAAAGGAAATGGCGGCGGCAGGATATCAAATTGATGTTGCTAAAGTGTAGAAGCACAGCTATGGGGCAAAGCTGTTTTTGTTGAAGACCGTCTAAAAATCGTCTGCTCTCTTTTCACTTCGCAAACCATCAAAATTTGGCCAAGTTAATGATATGTATATAAGCGGGGATACCCCAGTATATATATTTAATTTTTGGAGAAACTATGACAGTAACCGAAACAGAACAAAAGCTATTGGTAAAAATACAATCTCTAAATGAAAATGATTTTACAAGAGATGTTTTAATGCCGCTGTATAGAAGTTCCGGATATGAAAAAGTTGATTTCTATGGCGGACCTTATGAAAACGGTAAAGATTTAATATGCTGGAGGAGAGATTCATGGGAGGATGTAGAATTAGTTGTTGTACAGGCAAAGTGCTACGAGCCATCTGGAAGGGCATCGGACGACAAAAGTTTTATTGAAATTGTTAGGCAAATATTACAGGCTGCAGAAACCCCGATCCCACACCTAGACGGCAATCAATACAAGCCAATATCTATTGAAATAGTTACACCATTTGTGGTTGATACTAGGGCTCTTGAAACTGCTTTTTACACTCAAACTGCTATTAGGAATTATAAAATAAAAGTGGTCGACGGAATATACGTTATAAAAAATTTAAGGAAACATATTCCAAAACTTGTCATGAAATTAATAGGTAGTGGACCGATGGTCAACGACATAATGACAAGGTCCTTAAATAATATTGATTTAAGGAATGCGTTAAACGTGTACCAGTTAAAAGAGTTGGATGATGTCTATTGCGACCTTGATTTTACGGTTGGGAATATTACTACTAAACTTTTGTTATCTTTTAAATTGAAGCCAAGTAATATTGTAGTAACCTACACAGAAGAAAGATGGCAACATTTTAAATGTTTTTGTGAAGAACTAAAACACGAAATGGGTATTGATATTTTAGTTGAAAAAATTAAAGATATTGAAAAAAGATATAACAGAGATATTTTGGCTATAAATAAAGCTGTAACAAAAGTTAATAAACTTAAAAATGCTTTAGATGAAATAGGTGTTAGTAATGTGATAAATTCAATTACAGATCTAGTTGCTGACGAAGAAAATGATTGCATACAATCAATAGCATATAGAATGAAGGAGATAACATCTAATTATTATCGAATTGGTTCAAAAAATCTTGATGATTATATAGAGTATACTAATCAAATAGATGATGAAATATATGAACTAAAAAAAATAACAAAAAAGATAGTGGGCACCAAGCTTTTAAATTATCTTGCTTTCTACGATAAAACTTTGAAAAAATCAAAAAAAATAGAGAATGAATTATCTGATATGCAAAGAAAAGTAAATGATGTTAGGTATATTGCGACTATTAATGGACCAAGCCTATGCAGTGCCATTGCAGACAACCAGAAACACCTGAAAGAAGAAGTATCGAATTTATTGAAAAATGAGAGAACGCCATCCAAGGTATTAGAATTTATTACAAAATGCGAATTAATATTAAAAAATACTGAAAAGTTATTAAATTACGAATATTTATCAGAAGCCGCGGGATTATCGTCTGATATGCGGTTCGTAAGTATTGACAAACTAGATAGGATAAATTTTTCTGTTCATGAAATTTTTGACTCAGGACAGGATTTTGTCATATTTGGAGAAGCTGGTGCGGGTAAGACTACGACACTACAGTCCTATGCCAGAAAAACAATTGAAACCAGTAGGAAAGAAGTGGTTTTTTATATACCATTAGCAAGGTCATTCTATAGATTAGAGATCATAAATCCCACTGAATTTAATTATGTTGAATTTCTATATAAAGCAATTATTAAACATTTAATGTCACAAGAAATAGTAATTGATATCACTACTATTAGAGATATAGCAGACAATAAATCTACTTTATTTATTTTTGACGGAATAGATGAAATAATTGATAAAATACCTTGGATAATTAATGCAATTATATCATTCAAACAACAAAATCCTAAAATACAAATATTAACATCATCAAGATTAAGTGGAAATTATATAAATAATATCCCATTTGTTGGGCTAACCTTGTTGCCATTTGATGATGAGCAACGTGAGGCATTTTTTCGATCATGGTTTAATGATCCTCAAAAACTACAGGCTGTAGTAAATCACTTACATAATACACCTGATTTGAACGATATCGTTAGAAACCCACTTCTTGCTACTATTTTATGTGTTATAGCAGAATATGATATACCTTTACCTGAATCAGAAATTAGACTGTATGAAGAGAGAATGAGTTTATTGCTTGGTTCATACGATAAAGAAAAGCTCAGCAACCGATTGAAGTCACATTATCGAGACCTTATTAAAGTTGCGTCAAAAATTGCCTTTATATTGCACCGCAAAGAGGCACGATATTCAGGCAAAGATGAAATAGTTGAAAAAATGTGCGATTTCTACCAATCTTCAATTGCACCAGATAAGATTGCGCTTGCTGTAAATGAGCTGATTGATCCTTGTAATATCCTGATGCCTATGACGGATGATGGCCAATATGGCTTTGGCCATCTGAGATTTCAAGAGTATTTAGTCGCATGTGAATTGAAAGAGAACAGATCTATAAAATTGCTGGATTATTTGGATAAAACTTTTTGGAGAGGAGCATTTATTTTGTTGTCGAAAATGAGTGATGACATACATCATTTAGTTGATGAGCTTGTGAATAGGGGGGCGCTTGCTCGTTATACTGAGACCATTGAATTAATGCTGAAAGCCAGACCACAAAGTGAACAGGCATCTTTAATGGAGCTTGTACAAATGAACACAGGGTTGGATCATCGTGGATCAAGCCTGTAAAGGAGAACCCATAAGGGTCAATTTTGACATTTAAACATTTGAAGATACTATTGCTTTGATCGCCTAAATTCGGCTAGGAAGTCCATCGGAGTCAGACCTCAAGCCGGTACAAGAGAACATAAATATCTTATAAGCCATACTTATAGCCATACAATAGTATGGCTTTTTTATTTCATTCCCTGCTATGGTAAAACAATGACCAAGGCGTCTCTTTCGTTGAGGCGCAGTATGCCTTTGCCGACCTTCACCGTGTGATCGCCGAAGACGTGAACCATAGCGAAGACGAAAAGCGTTATTACTGCTTCGGCAAGGTCGGAGAGGGAATTATGACGGTACGTTTTACGTACCGGGAAAATGTCATTCGGATATTTGGAGCCGGGTACTGGCGGAAAGGCAAGGCACTGTATGAGCGCGAAAATAAAATACACGGATGAACCGATGGACGATGTGCGGGTGGTTGCCGATTTCCTCCCCTCCCCTGAAGAGCTGGCGTTTCGCGAGGAATCGGTAAAGGTGACGATCTCCCTGAGCAGGAAGAGTGTCGAGTTCTTCAAGAACGAGGCGGCAAAGCATCATACCCAGTATCAACGCATGATCCGCCAGTTGCTGGACAGCTATGCCGATGTGCAGTCGCAACAGCGCCCGTCCGGGCGCTCAAAAAAACTGCGCGCCGGTTAAGGCTGAAAATCCCCCCTGGTATCCCCAACCCCTCCGCCCCACAACCGGACCCTTAAACGACCGAAGGCCGGGCGCAACTGCCGCCCGGCCTTTTGGGTGAAAACAGGCTGGCGATTATGGTTCAACCGGGGGACTAATAAGGGGACAAATACTAAATCAGTTATTAGGGGATAAATAAGTAGCCTGTTTATTACTCCCGTCCTTGGTAGTGAAGCCTGGCCCGCCCCCCATCATTGGCGGATCAGGCTTCGATACCCTCTCAGGCCAGTTGGAAACGGCCGACCAGGCTCTGCAGGTCCTGGGCCTGTTTCGCCAGTTGCGAGGCGGCAGAGGCCGTCTCCTCCGCTCCGCGGGCGCTTTGGTTCACTACTTCGCTGATCTGCTGGATGTTGCCGGTTACCTCGCCGGTGGTGGCCGTCTGCTCCTCGGCGGCCGTGGCTATCTGGTTCACCTGCATGGTCACTTCGTTGATCCGCTCCAGTATCTCCTCCAGGGCCTCGCCCGACTTCCGGGACGATGCCGCCCCTTTCTCTACCTCGCGGACACCCTCTTCCATGGCCTTCACCGCAGCCTTGGTTTCGGTCTGGATCGCCTTGATCATCTCGCCGATCTCGCGGGTCGCCTTGGTGGTCCGCTCGGCGAGCGCCCTGACCTCGTCGGCGACTACCGCGAAGCCGCGACCCTGATCGCCGGCCCTGGCCGCCTCGATGGCCGCATTCAGGGCCAGCAGGTTGGTCTGGTCTGCAATGTCCTCTATGGTCCCGACGATCTGCCCGATCTGGTCGGAGCGATTGCCCAGAGCCTCGACGGTCAGTGACGTCTGACGTACCCGGTCGGCAATGACACTCATGCCGGTAATGGTCTCGTTGACCACCTCCGCACCGGCAGTGGCCGACTCGGTGGTCTTGCGGGATGCTTCGGCGGCCATGGAGCAGTTGCGGGCAATGTCGGTCGATGTGGCGGATAACTCTTCACTGGCGGTGGCGACGGTGTTGGTCTGGAAAGCCACCTCTTCCGCCCCCGTGGCAATCTGGGCGGACGTCGAATGCAATTGGCTGGAAGCCGAGGCAATACCGGTGGAAATGTTGGACGTCTGCGAGAGCGTATCCCTGAGTTTGAGCACCATGGTATTCATGGCGGCCATCAACTGGCCGGTTTCGTCCCTGGATCGGACAACGGCGGAAACCGTAAGATTGCCTTCGGCGATCTCTCCAGCGATGTCAACCGTCTCTTTCAATGGTTTCGTGATGCTCCGGGTGATTATCAGCGACATGATGAATGCGAACAGGAAGGTAAACAAGCCGACCGACAGCAGGGTCAGTCTCATGGAGCCGATGGACGCGACCATGCTGCTCGTCGAGTCGTTTGCCTCGGTTATCTGCGCTTCCTTGAAGACTCTGGTCTGTTCCGTGAGGGATTTGGATACCTTGTCGAATTCCTCCATCATCTTGTTGCCGCTTTCAATGCCCTGGCTGACATAGGCACTTGCCATCTTTTTACCCAGCCCATGGAACGCGAGGAAGGTCTTTTTAAGCTCTTCGATCTGATTCAAGGACTTTGCATCATTTTCCCTGCGAAACATCTCCTCAAATATGGCCGTATCTGCAAGAAATTTCTTCGCCGCTTCTTCGGCATCCTTATAGCCGCCCGGATCGTGGGTGGCGCTGACATCCGTCAGGAACTGCTGCACCTGGACGACGTTGAAGGCCATGTCTGCGGCAACAAGAGCAGAGGGAACGCTTTCGTTCTTGATTTGGAGCGACCTGGATTTCATCCGCGAAAGCGACATCGTGGAGATGATCACAAATATGGCGATAACCGCCAGAATAACCCCAAACGTCAGACCTAATCGTACCCCAATCTTCAGATCGGAAAACTTCATGGTCACGGCTCCTTGTCTGTTTATAACCGGGCGCACATTAACAGCGCGCCCGTCGGATTTTTTCTCATTAAAATACGTAACCCTGCCATAGTCAACGAAAAATTTTCATGTAACAGGTCTGTAACATACGGATATTTTTCTGAAATCCCGATGAGCCGGCCCGATGGGAAAGGTCTGTAAACACGCTAACCTGTTGCTTCGAGGGCAGTTAACGAACATGAAACACTTTTTTAGGTTTTTGCCGGCCGTAACGCCGAACAGGCGGCGAACCCCGCCAATCACAAATAAATATTTTACATCATCGCAACATTTGAGATGCGCTAACAATACGTCACGTTTTTGCGACAGCCGCAGACAGAAAAAAGGCCCCCGTATGGTGTCAGGATGCGGGGGCTAATGGGAGGTCGGGACTACTAGGGGGCCAGGCCTACAAATTTCAAATTTTCAGCGAGAGCCAGCGAACGTTTTTGAAATCTGTAGGCCTGATAATCATCTGAAAGGCACCTCCCGGATTATCGAGGGGGCACAAACTTGCTGATATGCTTTTAAGGTGGCTCGCTCGGAGGCATGTTCGACATTTAAACATCCCCAACCCCTCCACCCCACAACCGGACCCTTCAAACGACCGAAGGCCGGGCGCAACTGCCGCCCGGCCTTTTGGGTGAAAACAGGCTGGCGATTATGGGTCAGACGGTTTCGTTGAGACGTTTCTGTTTGTAGTTCAGCCGGTTGAGGGCGTGGACGTAGGCCTTGGCCGAGGCCTCGATGATGTCGGTGGAGGAGCCCTTGCCCACCACGATATTGTTCCCTTCGGCCACGCGGACCGTGACCTCGCCCTGGGCGTCGGTGCCGCCGGTGATGGAGCCCACATTGTATTGCACCAGCTTGGCCTTGGTCTTGGTCAGCTTCTTGATGGCCTTGAGGGCGGCGTCCACCGGTCCGTCGCCCAGCTCGGCGGTGCGCACCGGCTCGCCGTCGATCTCCAGCTGCACCGTGGCGGTGGCCACGGCGAAGGAACCGCAGGTGACGGTGATGTGGCCCAGCTTGTACTTCACGTCGTCGCGGGATTCGTCCACCACGATGGCGTCCAGGTCTTCGTCGAAGACCTCCTTCTTCAGGTCGGCCAGGGTCTTGAAGCGCTCAAAGGCGCGGTTCAGCTTGTCGTCGTCCAGGTCGTGGCCCAACTGCTCCAGGCGCTGCTTGAAGGCGTGGCGGCCGGAGTGTTTGCCCAGCACCAGGGCGCTGGCGGACAGCCCCACCGATTCCGGGGTCATGATCTCGTAGGTGGATTTGTCCATCATCATGCCGTGCTGGTGGATGCCCGCCTCGTGGGCAAAGGCGTTGGCCCCCACGATCGCCTTGTTGGGCTGGACCGCGATGCCGGTGATGTTGGTCAGCAGGCGGCTGGCCGGGGTGAGCTGGTCGGTGGCCACATTGGTGGTGAAGGGGAGGATGTCGTGGCGCGTGCGCAGGGCCATGACGAATTCCTCCAGGGAACAGTTGCCCGCCCGCTCGCCGATGCCGTTGATGGTGCACTCCACCTGGCGCGCCCCGGCCTGCACGGCGGCGATGGAGTTAGCCACCGACAGCCCCAGGTCGTTGTGGCAGTGGACCGAGATGATGGCCTTTTCGATGTTCCGCACATTCTCCTTCAGATAGGAGATGATGTTGAAATACTCGAAGGGGATGGTGTAGCCCACCGTATCCGGGATATTCACCGTGGTGGCCCCGGCGTCGATCACCGCCTCCACCACTTCGGCCAGGAACGGCAGCCGGGTCCGCACCGCGTCCTCGCAGGAGAACTCCACGTTGGGGGTATAGGAGGCCGCGCGCTTCACCGCCTTGACGGCCGACGCCAGCACCTTGGCCGGCTCCATCTTCAGCTTGTACTGCATGTGGATGTCGGAGGTGGCGATGAAGGTATGGATGCGTCCTTTCTCCCCGGCGTATTTCAGCGCGTCCCAGGCCCGGTCGATATCCTTTTCGCTGGAGCGGCACAGACCGGCGATCTGGGGTCCCTTGATCTGCTGGGCCACCAGCCTGACCGCCTCGAAATCGCCGTCGGAAGCAATGGGGAAGCCGGCTTCGATCACGTCCACGTTCATCTTCTGGAGCTGTTTGGCCACCCGCAGTTTTTCTTCGATATTCATGCTGTTGCCGGGGGCCTGTTCGCCGTCCCGCAGCGTGGTGTCAAAAATCCTGATGAGTTGCCGGTCGTCCTGCTTCTGTTTTTTCGTCGGTGCCTTTGCCATGTCTCGCTACGCTCCTTTCCTGGTTGTACACAACGCCGTCCGTCCCGGTGAAAGTATATCCCTTTTCGGGCCTCGCGCTTTGCCGGGACGATAATTCCGGCGTCGTGGTATGGTGATCGAAAATAAAAAAAGCCTCCGCCCCAAACAGGGGCGAAGGCTTTATAAGCGCATTCGCGGTACCACCCTTTTCACCCGGCGCACATCAGCCTGCCGGGCCTCGATTCACCCTTGACGCGGGAGTACGGCTTCGGCTAGCCAGCGGTTCACCGGAGCGGCTCTGAGGCGAGTTCATCATTCGCGCTTACCGGTTCGCACCAACCACCGGCTCTCTGGGAAGCCCGAAACGACTACTACTCCTCTTCGTTGCCTTTCAAATGTTCTTCATCATAAAAGGAATAATTCGGCAAAGTCAAGCTGTTTTATTTTCAGCAGGGTGCATTTGATAATGACAAACAAAAAAGGGGCTGTAACGTTGGTCGCACACATGCGGCTAACACCACACGTGGTGCCACAGTCGCCCCGGATTCCTCTATTTATAAAGGCTCGGGCTCATATTTGGGACGGTAGTGCCCGTATTCCGACGTCGGGTTGCGCCTGGCCGCCCAGTCGAGCAGGGCGTCCAGAGCGGGACAGAGCCCCTTTCCCTGCTCGGTCAGTCCGTAATCAACCTTGGGCGGGACCTGGGGATATATCGTTCGCTGAACGATTCCATCGGCTTCCAAAGCACGCAGCTGCTGGATGAGCATCTTTTGCGTAACACCGGGGATGGCCCGTTCCAATTCCGAAAAGCGCATGATGCCGTTCGAGAACAGGTTCATGATGATCAGCAGCTTCCATCTGCCCTCAAGGACCCTGAGCGCGTCTTCCAGCCCCACGGCCGCGGCGGTCGGCGTTATGTTTTCCTGCTTACTTTCCGGTGAGTACCCGACTTTTTTGTGTGTACTTGACATATTCGCACCCTAATATGAAACTTGAATAAAGTCAAAGCGTAGGTTCGGAGTGGGGAGCGAATCCAAGGAGGTAAGACCATGAAAGGCGAATTTTCCGGGAAAAAAGCGTTGGTTACCGGGGGCACAAAGGGCATGGGACGGGCTATCGCGCTACGCCTTGCCGAGGGCGGGGCGGATGTGATCGCCGCCGCGCGGGAGATCCCGCCGGACTTCCCCCTGAACAGCATTGCGGCGGACGTGTCCTCCGCCGAAGGGACGGACAGGATCATCGAGTATGTCAAAGGCGTGCACGGCGATCTGGACATACTGGTCAACAATGTCGGCGGCTCAAAGTCCCCCACGGGTGGGTACATCAACCACACCGACGACGAATGGCACCAGATGTTTGAGTTGAACCTGTTCGGTGCGGTGCGGCTGGACAGGGGTTTTCTGCCGGCTATGACCAGGAGGGGGAGCGGGAGCATCATCCACATCTCCTCCATCCAGAGCCATAAACCCATCTACGAATCGACCCTTGCCTATGCGGCTGCCAAGGCGGCGTTGAACAACTACAGCAAGGCCCTGTCACTTGAGGTCGGAAGGCACGGCGTGCGCGTGAACGTCATTTCTCCCGGGTTCATCGAAACCGAGGCGGCCGGCGCATACATCCGGCAGATCGCAGAGGATAAAGGCATATCCCTCGACGCGGCGCGCCAGGGGATAATCGACTTCATCGGCGGCATTCCCCTCGGAAGGACCGGGCGTCCCGAAGAGGTGGCGGAGCTTGCGGCCTTTCTGGCATCGGACCGGGCGGCCTGGATAACGGGCGTCGAGTACAGAATAGACGGCGGAACCATCCAAACCCTCTAGGAGGCATCATGCCGGCATACGTATTGTTTATCAGGGAACGGGTCAAGGATCGGAACGAGATCGAGGCATACAACAAGCTGGTTCCCCCCGCAATGGCCGGGCGGGATGTGAAGCTCCTGGCGGTCTACGGGAAGTCTGAGACGCTGGAGGGGCCGGAGTCCCAGGGGGTCGTGCTGCTGGAGTTCCCGTCCTATGAGGAGGCCATGGCCTGGTATGACAGCGCGGAATACCGGGAAGCGAGGGCGCATCGCTTTCTTGGCGCGGATTACCGGGTGATCGTTACCGAAGGAGCGTAGCAGCGGTCCTTCCCCTGGGGAAAAGGGGGGGCGTCCCTGCCGCGCGTTGCAGGAGGCGTTCGGGGAATTCA
Encoded proteins:
- a CDS encoding DUF2726 domain-containing protein — translated: MAKKESFLETLIKAPWWVSAILLVAGNVIIRIAVPAWYSGARTPGLLGPAIQSAAPTVANLFSLAMVAILLFSLIREKFPQRETTPKNELPYKSREVLFTPAELNFLNTLEPSLKEDFKVYGMVRLCDIIETKNNLDKSTQQRAFNKIRAKHVDFVICNARSLAIEMVIELDDRSHERRDRIDRDDFLDAALEAAHVPFVRFAAKRAYTLRELQAKLGGFVVAAQEPVAGKAMEVAEPEPVIAKPAPANDGESCATCGSDMKLREKKSGEEAGKKFWVCTRYPECRGVVPYVEAKWF
- a CDS encoding TIR domain-containing protein, with amino-acid sequence MKKDQVLEILQSNGFILDEEKPLQYGAQLKFSNGSVVNVFDKGTITPQGKDIELVKKLLGLAPGGNNVVAPVAVIKPASKNKVFVVYGHDEQARTRLDAMLRRWGLEPLILDQLPSEGQTIIEKLVKYAGEASFGVVLATPDDVGYRASHPDEKAYRARQNVVLELGMLLSRLGRSHVAILLGQQENMERPSDIQGLIYIPFKDNLEKDAGLLLAKEMAAAGYQIDVAKV
- a CDS encoding NACHT domain-containing NTPase: MTVTETEQKLLVKIQSLNENDFTRDVLMPLYRSSGYEKVDFYGGPYENGKDLICWRRDSWEDVELVVVQAKCYEPSGRASDDKSFIEIVRQILQAAETPIPHLDGNQYKPISIEIVTPFVVDTRALETAFYTQTAIRNYKIKVVDGIYVIKNLRKHIPKLVMKLIGSGPMVNDIMTRSLNNIDLRNALNVYQLKELDDVYCDLDFTVGNITTKLLLSFKLKPSNIVVTYTEERWQHFKCFCEELKHEMGIDILVEKIKDIEKRYNRDILAINKAVTKVNKLKNALDEIGVSNVINSITDLVADEENDCIQSIAYRMKEITSNYYRIGSKNLDDYIEYTNQIDDEIYELKKITKKIVGTKLLNYLAFYDKTLKKSKKIENELSDMQRKVNDVRYIATINGPSLCSAIADNQKHLKEEVSNLLKNERTPSKVLEFITKCELILKNTEKLLNYEYLSEAAGLSSDMRFVSIDKLDRINFSVHEIFDSGQDFVIFGEAGAGKTTTLQSYARKTIETSRKEVVFYIPLARSFYRLEIINPTEFNYVEFLYKAIIKHLMSQEIVIDITTIRDIADNKSTLFIFDGIDEIIDKIPWIINAIISFKQQNPKIQILTSSRLSGNYINNIPFVGLTLLPFDDEQREAFFRSWFNDPQKLQAVVNHLHNTPDLNDIVRNPLLATILCVIAEYDIPLPESEIRLYEERMSLLLGSYDKEKLSNRLKSHYRDLIKVASKIAFILHRKEARYSGKDEIVEKMCDFYQSSIAPDKIALAVNELIDPCNILMPMTDDGQYGFGHLRFQEYLVACELKENRSIKLLDYLDKTFWRGAFILLSKMSDDIHHLVDELVNRGALARYTETIELMLKARPQSEQASLMELVQMNTGLDHRGSSL
- a CDS encoding methyl-accepting chemotaxis protein translates to MKFSDLKIGVRLGLTFGVILAVIAIFVIISTMSLSRMKSRSLQIKNESVPSALVAADMAFNVVQVQQFLTDVSATHDPGGYKDAEEAAKKFLADTAIFEEMFRRENDAKSLNQIEELKKTFLAFHGLGKKMASAYVSQGIESGNKMMEEFDKVSKSLTEQTRVFKEAQITEANDSTSSMVASIGSMRLTLLSVGLFTFLFAFIMSLIITRSITKPLKETVDIAGEIAEGNLTVSAVVRSRDETGQLMAAMNTMVLKLRDTLSQTSNISTGIASASSQLHSTSAQIATGAEEVAFQTNTVATASEELSATSTDIARNCSMAAEASRKTTESATAGAEVVNETITGMSVIADRVRQTSLTVEALGNRSDQIGQIVGTIEDIADQTNLLALNAAIEAARAGDQGRGFAVVADEVRALAERTTKATREIGEMIKAIQTETKAAVKAMEEGVREVEKGAASSRKSGEALEEILERINEVTMQVNQIATAAEEQTATTGEVTGNIQQISEVVNQSARGAEETASAASQLAKQAQDLQSLVGRFQLA